The following coding sequences are from one Brooklawnia cerclae window:
- a CDS encoding SDR family NAD(P)-dependent oxidoreductase, whose product MTQQTLDFSGKTVVVTGGSTGIGKATAIAFGRAGANVVIASRGDGGDAAAEAVTASGGHGIFVPIDVSREEDLARLVQVTLDEFGRLDVAFNNAGSLPPTGALVEQSIEAWNRTIAVDLTGVFLSMKHEIPAMLAHGGGSIINTSSVAGLIADPGMAPYAAAKHGVIGLTKAAALDYAQQGIRVNAIAPGLVRTPMIDGWLADPAMRETVLSYSPQGRVSEPEEIAGVVLFLASDLASFVNGAVYPIDGGQTAH is encoded by the coding sequence ATGACGCAGCAGACACTGGATTTCAGCGGGAAGACCGTGGTGGTGACCGGAGGATCCACCGGTATCGGAAAGGCGACCGCGATCGCCTTCGGCCGCGCAGGAGCCAACGTCGTGATCGCCAGTCGCGGCGACGGCGGGGACGCGGCGGCCGAGGCGGTGACGGCCTCAGGTGGGCACGGCATCTTCGTCCCCATCGACGTCTCTCGCGAAGAGGACCTCGCGCGACTCGTGCAGGTGACGCTGGACGAGTTCGGCCGGCTCGACGTCGCGTTCAACAACGCCGGCTCCCTGCCGCCGACCGGCGCCCTGGTGGAACAGTCGATCGAAGCCTGGAACCGCACCATCGCAGTCGACCTCACAGGCGTGTTCCTGTCGATGAAGCACGAGATCCCGGCGATGCTCGCCCACGGCGGAGGCTCGATCATCAACACCTCGTCAGTGGCAGGTCTGATCGCCGATCCAGGCATGGCGCCCTACGCCGCTGCCAAACACGGCGTGATCGGGCTCACCAAGGCCGCCGCGCTCGACTACGCACAGCAGGGAATCCGCGTCAACGCGATCGCACCGGGTCTGGTCCGTACCCCGATGATCGACGGGTGGCTCGCTGATCCGGCGATGCGTGAGACAGTGCTGTCGTACTCCCCGCAGGGCAGGGTGTCGGAACCGGAGGAGATCGCGGGAGTCGTTCTGTTCCTCGCCTCCGACCTGGCGTCCTTCGTCAACGGGGCTGTCTACCCGATCGACGGCGGCCAGACCGCCCACTGA
- a CDS encoding SDR family NAD(P)-dependent oxidoreductase: protein MDDVCVITGGGSGLGRATARAMGERGYQIVLTGRTPAKLETVVTELRATGVDAEALAGDVADRESMRQLARTAAKRGQVTAVIHAAGMSPHMGDPGVIMATNALGTVNVNDAFYEVMDARGCVIDTSSMSAYLTPKIVMPTHVYPLSRTDRSRFMRGMMRRVHLFPRTVRTGVAYGISKHFVIWFARTDAARFGARGVRVVSVTPGSFDTPMGDLESEESMTYVRNSAIKRLGRPEEIAHLYAAAADERMGYLTGTDILCDGGCVAGGASPFRRRGGTG, encoded by the coding sequence ATGGACGACGTGTGTGTCATCACCGGGGGCGGCAGCGGCCTCGGCCGCGCCACTGCCCGGGCCATGGGGGAGCGCGGCTATCAGATCGTCCTCACCGGTCGGACGCCGGCGAAGCTCGAAACGGTCGTCACCGAGTTGCGCGCGACCGGGGTGGACGCCGAGGCTCTGGCCGGCGACGTCGCGGATCGGGAGAGCATGCGGCAACTGGCGCGGACCGCTGCGAAGCGCGGCCAGGTGACGGCTGTGATCCATGCCGCCGGCATGTCGCCCCACATGGGTGATCCCGGTGTGATCATGGCGACCAACGCTCTGGGCACCGTCAACGTCAACGATGCCTTCTACGAGGTGATGGACGCGAGGGGCTGCGTCATCGACACCTCATCCATGTCGGCGTATCTGACGCCGAAGATTGTGATGCCGACCCACGTCTACCCTCTGAGCCGCACCGATCGAAGCCGGTTCATGCGCGGGATGATGCGCCGCGTCCACCTGTTCCCACGCACGGTTCGAACAGGGGTCGCCTACGGCATCAGCAAGCACTTCGTGATCTGGTTCGCGCGCACGGACGCCGCCCGCTTCGGCGCCAGGGGAGTGCGCGTGGTGTCGGTCACCCCGGGCAGCTTCGACACACCCATGGGCGACCTCGAGAGCGAGGAGTCGATGACCTACGTGCGCAACAGTGCGATCAAGAGGCTCGGCAGGCCCGAGGAGATAGCTCACCTCTACGCGGCTGCGGCCGACGAACGCATGGGCTATCTCACGGGTACCGACATCCTCTGCGACGGTGGCTGTGTCGCCGGCGGCGCCAGCCCGTTCCGACGCCGAGGGGGAACGGGCTGA
- a CDS encoding LysR family transcriptional regulator gives MQLRQLEYFLAVARDGSFSSASETLHVVQSGVSTAIRALERELGVPLFERTARGVVLSDAGTALLPHAQRVLADVQAAAEAVDEVRRGVRGTVVAGVLPVLGLVDLPRAVAAFRADHPHVAVHLHIAGTAKLAGQLDEGEVDFALMSPAGPLPGDLSLTRLGDAPFVGLVPAGHELAGRDRVDLADLMDCPFVDSPAGFGNRDLLDQELGRRGLRRSIVVEAPDAWAIPVLVGKGVGVAMVPAFVAEGHAANVKVLELATPLQWSLFLATADHHPPSHAARLLIRHIRAALQPIGGSSRPSPADQGFH, from the coding sequence ATGCAGCTTCGACAGCTCGAATACTTCCTCGCGGTCGCCAGAGACGGCAGTTTCTCCTCCGCGTCGGAGACCCTCCACGTCGTGCAGTCGGGCGTCTCGACCGCGATCCGCGCGCTGGAGCGCGAACTCGGTGTCCCCCTGTTCGAGCGGACCGCGCGAGGCGTGGTGCTCAGCGATGCGGGCACCGCACTGCTGCCGCATGCGCAACGGGTGCTCGCCGACGTCCAGGCCGCCGCGGAAGCCGTCGACGAGGTCCGGCGCGGCGTGCGAGGCACGGTGGTGGCCGGTGTTCTGCCGGTCCTCGGGCTGGTCGATCTTCCGCGGGCGGTGGCCGCGTTCCGCGCCGATCACCCACACGTGGCGGTGCACCTGCACATCGCCGGTACCGCGAAACTCGCCGGGCAACTGGACGAGGGGGAGGTCGATTTCGCATTGATGTCCCCGGCGGGGCCGCTGCCCGGTGATCTGTCCCTCACGCGCCTCGGCGACGCCCCGTTCGTGGGGCTCGTGCCTGCCGGCCACGAACTGGCCGGCCGTGACCGCGTGGACCTGGCAGATCTCATGGACTGCCCGTTCGTCGACTCGCCGGCCGGATTCGGCAATCGCGACCTCCTCGACCAGGAACTGGGTCGCAGGGGACTGCGCCGCAGCATCGTGGTCGAGGCGCCGGACGCCTGGGCGATCCCCGTGCTCGTCGGCAAGGGCGTCGGCGTCGCAATGGTGCCCGCCTTCGTCGCCGAGGGACATGCCGCGAATGTCAAGGTGCTGGAGCTGGCCACCCCCTTGCAGTGGTCGCTGTTCCTCGCCACCGCCGACCACCATCCACCGTCGCACGCGGCACGGCTGCTCATCCGGCACATCCGTGCCGCGCTGCAGCCGATCGGCGGCAGTTCTCGTCCCTCACCCGCCGATCAGGGATTCCACTGA
- a CDS encoding NAD-dependent epimerase/dehydratase family protein, whose translation MPEQDQQPPLYLVTGVAGNLGSSVAARLLADGQDVRGLVLPGDPAADRVPDQVSLHTGDVTDTVSLQRFFAAESGRELVVIHTAAIVTVDGGFSQKVHDVNVTGTQNIIDACLTHNVRKLVYVGSTGGILETPFGVPITEPDRFDPDAVVGYYGWTKATASQLVLDAVRNQGLDATLVYPTGIAGPDDYAFGPVTSFIIDYCDGKMKAGIEGSFNAVDVRDLADATVAAVERGRTGEGYILGNECVSMEEMFRVLSDLTGTPQVTTILPAGAGKVLGHVSDLIGRVLGKNLRMTSFAVYNLTRNNLFDSSKARRELGFQTRPFGDTLADTIDWLEREGRVITRAA comes from the coding sequence ATGCCTGAGCAGGATCAGCAGCCGCCCCTCTACCTGGTGACCGGCGTTGCCGGCAATCTCGGCAGCTCCGTCGCCGCACGGCTCCTGGCCGACGGCCAGGACGTGCGCGGCCTCGTACTCCCAGGTGATCCGGCAGCCGATCGGGTCCCCGACCAGGTCAGCCTGCACACCGGCGACGTCACCGATACCGTGAGCCTGCAGCGCTTCTTCGCGGCCGAGAGCGGACGTGAACTGGTCGTCATCCACACCGCCGCGATCGTGACGGTCGACGGCGGCTTCAGCCAGAAGGTCCACGACGTCAACGTCACGGGCACCCAGAACATCATCGACGCTTGTCTGACCCACAATGTTCGCAAGCTGGTCTATGTCGGCTCGACCGGCGGGATCCTCGAGACACCCTTCGGTGTCCCGATCACCGAACCGGATCGGTTCGATCCGGACGCTGTCGTCGGGTACTACGGGTGGACGAAGGCCACCGCGTCCCAACTCGTCCTCGACGCCGTCCGCAACCAGGGACTGGACGCCACCCTGGTCTACCCGACAGGCATCGCCGGACCGGACGACTACGCCTTCGGGCCGGTCACGAGCTTCATCATCGACTATTGCGACGGCAAGATGAAGGCCGGTATCGAAGGCAGCTTCAACGCCGTCGACGTCCGTGATCTCGCTGACGCCACCGTCGCTGCTGTCGAAAGAGGACGCACGGGCGAGGGGTACATCCTCGGCAACGAGTGCGTGAGCATGGAGGAGATGTTCCGCGTGCTCAGCGACCTGACGGGAACCCCGCAGGTCACCACGATCCTCCCCGCGGGCGCCGGTAAGGTGCTCGGGCACGTGTCCGACCTGATCGGAAGGGTCCTCGGCAAGAACCTGCGCATGACGAGCTTCGCCGTGTACAACTTGACCCGGAACAACCTGTTCGATTCCTCGAAGGCCCGCAGGGAACTGGGATTCCAGACCCGTCCCTTCGGCGACACGCTCGCGGACACCATCGACTGGCTCGAACGCGAAGGCCGCGTCATCACGCGGGCGGCCTGA